From Trypanosoma brucei gambiense DAL972 chromosome 5, complete sequence:
GAATGAAACGCAAATAACATATAAGGAATCTGAAGGAGAATATTTGCAATGGAAATATTGAATAAAGGCAACCAGTGCATATGGAGCAACTTTGAATGGCCGCTACCcgaaaaaagggggacatCATCTCTCAAGTTTCATGTAAACAAGAGGGAAGAACAGACGGAGATACACCACAAtaacagagaaaagaaacgaaaaaaaaaagagcgagggaaacagtaaataaataaaaaagaaaaagaaagagaaagagaaagagaaagaaagatggaAGAAGATTGAGAAGCAGCAGTCACCACAGGTAATACTGTAAGCTCTCCAACGGGtaaggagagggggaaaaaaaaaaaagaaatgatatgaaatgaaaaagaaaaagaaaaaaccacatcaaaagcaaaaataattttttttccttttcttcggtCAACATAGAATCGAAAGACTTGTAAACAATAGAGtggggaaaaagggggaaaagggctCTTTCCTCAGTGGACACAATAAGGgagatgaaaagaagaaaagggggaaatacaaaaaaaaaaggaaaaaaggaaaggaaaggagaaagcaaaaaaagagggggaaagtacGGAGAAAGATggaaataaatatttttatttaaaaaaaaaaagagcgaaaGCAGGGACGGGAACAAGTTACTGAAATAATAGTGAAAGTGCTGATAAagcaataaagaaagaaagtgacAATAAGTGAAGGTTGTAGAGCCcgaaaaggatgaaaaagataAACTTCCTATTTTACGCGGCGTTCGCCAAAGctaaacacaaacaaaaaagagtagtaaattttttttacattttaagaaggggggaaaataaaaagaaaaaagaaaaagaaaaagaacaactaaaagaaaaagatgaaggCAGCGTCACCACCCCAAACGAAACATCCGAGGGTTTATTTGATTTAGTGACAGAACTCAAACTTACCTTTCGTTTTCGTATCCTTCTCCCTAAGCCGACAGCGCCGTATAATTTCTTCAATAAAtattttgcatttgtttgcATTGGATTTAATTTTagttggtgctgttgttttgatgttgttgttgttgttgttttttgtctttcgcTTTTAAATTCGTTTTGAacctccctccttccttttatgTACTTGTTTGCTCCACTCTCtgatgccttttttttttcttcctttttcgctGTCTCTACCgattgcctcttttttttttgtttatctttcATTGCATTCATTCACATGTCTGTCCTTTCTTTCAGCATTAACTTTATTCCTTTCTcgtgttttccttctctttatttttttttaaaaaaagggggaaaaaatatttgtttcGTCCCCTTtttataataaaaatattctCCAGCACAAACCCAACTTTCTTCTGCCTTCTGCCTTCCGTCTTTCCTGATCTGATCTGATCTGAATGTGATTTGTATAATGTTTTgcagtttgtttgtttttttgtttgtttggttgcttgtttttttattctattttattttatctgttttatttattgtgcTCGATTTGTTTGCTCACACATTCACTCGTCAAAATATACATATCAATGTGAATATATGAATACGTTAcgtatgtttatatataaataaatataaatataaatatatatatataaatatatatatatatatataaatatatatatatatataaacagaTGTAtgcttgtttgtgtttgtgttacaCAACATAATGCGTTAATATGtgcccctccccctctttctctctccttctctttcccatCCCCAcgcctttttttatttattatttatttttttatttgggggggggagggcttctttttatatttatttttttaacttttgcATCTACTTTCCTTATGTTTACcatcttccttctttccccaaCCTCTTCTACTTGACTCATTATCTTATTGGcttcgtttctttgttgttgtttgttgttgttgtttttgttttttcttctttcgtttttcctgttttttacaaacttttcttcttcttcttttttaaagaaaaaaaaaggaaattgtttttgctttcgcTTCCGGGTTCTTTCTTattggtctttttttttcttttagttcTCTCTTTATATACACCCCGAGTAGACAACACAATTGAAACCATACGCGGAAGGAAATCGCTGGAGTATTTCAGGTATATCTAACtcggagggaaaaaaaaaacaaaacagagacAGCGCGAGAGGTGGACGCTctcacaaaataaataaattatttaatatatatatatatataggatATGCCTcacaaatttaaaaaaagaaaggagaaacgaaaacaaactgAACACGACCACATGTGGACGCCAGCTCACTGAgggaaataacaataataataataataagataaaaagaaaaaaaagaaaaaaaagaaaaaaaaaagaaaaccataaAACGAAGGCCACACATGTAAAACATCCCCTGCACAACACCGTCTGCTTCCTGTCAcatcttcctccttctcttttcttttctttttctttaaaaaaagaatttcttCATCATGTCTATCTATTGCTCTGTTTAAATGCATGATGcgtcacaaacacacacaaatacgcACGCATTTAAAGTCACCAAAAGCTCAacacaacagagaaaaaatgcaGAATGGGCGTTCAACAGAAAAACGGTAGCAAACACACAAGGAACAAGACAAGTaccctcatttcttttttttttaatttattttcctcctccctccctcccttttctgtttcctctCTCGACCCTATTCAAATATTTACCACCATAGACACTCCTGACACTTTGCAAACAATTTCTTTCCTGAatcccttcttcccttccgcatcgtcccttcttttcttttctctccttttctttcccttgccTACACAAGTTCGTTGTTTGGCCCACTCACTAAAACCGGCATTCCCTtaacattttttccccctccccacacCCCATACCCCACAAGCATCATcacacttccttttttttttttaatttcaattcctttcatttcatttcatttcccttACATCTACACGTTAAATGCGCTTAAGACGCGGTATCATACCTGGAACGCTTTTCGACAGCGTGCGAGGTGATACCGgtcctttcgtttccttcatCTCGTGCCGGTGGGGCTTTTTAATCGCCATGCGCATTTTACCATTGGCCACTAATATACAACCTGCGCCATTCTGGTGGCCGGCATAGTCAGACGTGGAAAATATCGTCACAACGCGAGCATTATCTGACAGCCGAACACCATCCGCCTTTTCTTGATGCGCACGAAATATGTATTGGTAGTTGTAGCGCTCACAAAACATATCAACTGCACGAGAACCGAAGGTTTTGATATCAGGTCCGCGTGGGTTTGGCCCGAAGCCATATTTATCAAGTTGATGGTTTGGCGGTGCGGGATCGGACCACAACAAGTCATTCACCATCATACGCTGTGCCACATTTGTGGGATCAGTACATTGAACCACCGGAATacgagggaaagaaggatcAGAAAGAATCTCAAGTCGTTTGTCCTCACCCCCGGAATACTGCGGCAAGCCGCCGTGAACGCAGAATATCTTCTTATCAATATCAGCTATAACGGGGAGGAACTGAAATACCTCATTCACTGCAACCCACACATCAATACCACGATCCCTTCCAAACTTGTCGAGGCATTGATATTTGAATGAGCTGTAACCATACACATCCATATCACCATTTACCTCAGGGGATTCATGGTTACCACGCAGTAGAGTAACCTTAGATGGGCTAATAACTTTGAGTGCAAAGAGGTACATGACACACTCAACCGAGAAGGCACCACGATCTACATAGTCGCCAAGGAACAAAAGATGCGAAGTGGTATACTTGAGCATAATATCATCAAAAGCCACCACTTTATCCAAGAAATAGGCCATATCAGCGAAGTTGCCATGGATGTCACCGAACACTGTTACGGGCGACTTGAGACGGATGAATAGAGGTTCCTTCGCCACCACCTCGCGACATTGGCTACAAACGGAAATAACAAGTTTGCAGAACTCCGTGAGATTATCGTAGGAAAATGAAGTGTTTTGTGCATTGGATGAGCGCCGTATCATCTCGATAAGTCGGGCCGCATCCACTGGTGGTTGTGTTGGCGAATTTATGTAATTCCGTACATCCTGAAGCTGCAGCATCGTGCTATGACTCGCTACCGCCTCATCAAACGCGCGAGACTTCGGTCCGGTTATCGCGGAAACCCCTGCCCGCGGGGTGTCAGGTTCCGTCATTCCCTTTTGACCGACCGCATTCTGTAGCAAATCAACAATTGTAACAGTCATTGGAAAGGTTGAAAACTCATCATCACACAAAAGCACATTTTGTGAGAAGACATATTTATCAGGTAGGCCCGTGACAGCCTGAGCGGGTTGTGCTTCCTGTTGCCTTCGGTCGTCACGGCGTCTGCCGTGGAAGGCCGGCTCCGTTAAGATGATGGTCTCCATCATGCGCAGCCGCTCCTCCATTTTATGCACTGTGTTAGAAATATTAGACAGCAACTCTGGTGGTACCTTCGATATAAAAGCGCTAAACTCTCCTGCAGTCAGTTTTGCGTTGCTGATGCAGTCGTAGTTTGTATTGCTACGTCCCGAAAGAATCTCATCTGTTGTTAGCAAATCAAGCTCTACAGACCAATCTGTTTTAAGAGTTTTAATGCGTCCCACTTTATATAAAGCTCTGCCATCCGTTGAATCCTCCACGCGGCACCGCACAAAGAAACCAGTGACAAGTGGAAACAACCTCGAGCGGATTTTGTGATGCCATTCAGACAACTTTTCACGGTTTATGGTTACAGCCTGAACCATTTCTAACGTGACGAGGTTGTCAGCGCGGAACGAAAGGCTTCCGGAGGGCGGCGAAAGGTCCGGCGGGGCCTGAGGAGAGGGAGGTACATTAGGTGGATCCATAGGTCAGTGTTTTCCAACACGTAATTTgctacaaaaagaaaaaagaaaaaagaaaaaagtcagAACGCTTCCCCTTTGATGGTGCTTTGCTTTACCCTATACACCTGCTCTTTGTGTGTCTGCGTGCGTGTGTCCGtacgtgcgtgcgtgcgtgcgtctgtattattttgttctttGACACTCtatccttcttccttttttaagaaaaaaaattcttttcctccccttcctcccCTCTCTTCTATGTACACCTCGCTCTTAGTTCTCTCAAAAATGTTTCAGTGTATACGTCGTGCGATTCAACACCGCACACAAGTCTCTAACGGAAAGGTGACTGATAAGGTGAAATATTAAAGTataggagaaaaagaaaagaggataaCGAAGGGCGAAGGttctttttcaaaaaaaaaaaaaaacattcaaaCATGTAACACACACGTGTTACTAAAAAAGTTCTGAGTTTCACCTAACATATCGTTTTCGGCTGAGGATATTCCACACCACCTTAAAAAGTGGCACGATCAAATTTGCATGGAGGTAAGACGGAAAAGCAGAGAAGACGAAGAGGAAGGTATTTTAAACCCTCTCCTCCTTAACAACAAGTAGGATAATGGTCACAGCAAAAATACCAGCATCACCCGTGGCTACGCCTCTAACAAAGTGTGCCGAAtcgaaagggagaaaataaaaagaagagtaaaACACATTTCTCTCCCGTTCGCACTGTACATTTCACCCTCTTTTTAGTTCTTACgcccctcctttccttctcccatGTAGCGCGAGAGAACTCACTTGTTGCCGCCTCACTGCATGAGCCCCAAATGTGGGAATGTCATAACCGTCCACTTAATAAAAgcatgcacacatatgcaaGGTAGAATCCCCATGGCGCTAACCTCGTCCTCCGCCCACAGATACATAAATGGAACACGAGGTAGTTTCCGTCATATCATCTACATTCACATcagagagaaggagagaataAAATGCAACTCCGCTCGGCCATGTTTTGATTCATGCCaccgcctttttttttgttttgccgcTCTCACACTTCTTCTGGATGCATCATCTTTATTCAGGCACATAAAGCGATCCCCACCAAATGAACATAGGGCGCTACAAGGCATAAATTACGCCCCATACGCTAACGCCCTTGTTATTCTCCAATGCAGATATGTATATTCTACTCTCTGGAGGTAATCATTCGGTTGGAGAGGTCCTCGCCCATAACCGTAAGCCTAGCAAGCGACTCACGTGCCAATTCAGTGAGTTCACCATCATTCTGTGCTGCTTTATCAAGAACCCTGCATGTCAGCGCAAGTGTCTTCTCCACCTCAAGGCAGATACGCGCCCTTTCATTCATAATGTCTGCCATCAGTTGCTTCCCACCATCAGCTTCATGATTGGGCTCCGGTTCCTGTTCAACCGCCATAAGAGTGCCGCGAATATGATATGGGTTGGATAAATATGGAAGTGGCGATCCAAGGTATTCAGGAATCGGATGCACAGGTGGCTGGAATGACGCAAGTTCTTCTCTCTGCCCCGCCAACAAGCGCTTCAGGTTGGGCTTCTTTATAACAACTCCAGACATTCTCGAAACACTGCGCTTCAACGCTGGTAAATGAGGTGATGGAACACCGCTAGAGGTAACaggagaaagggaaggggaaagttgGTAGGAAGCTCATGCGTATTCGTAAACAACAAAGCAAGAAAGGAGAATGACGACAAGGTAAAActatgctgttgttgttacggTTGTagtttttgaatttttcaCATCTTTAGCATATACAAACGGACGGCTCTGAATACTTGTGCTTTGTCTCGCAAGTATGCTACGTTCGATGTCTACACGGCAACACATGCAACCGTATACATCCAACCCTTGCGAAGGGTGCTTCCTCGTTTTTTTCACACATCACGCGAATATAAAACACCTATCTCCCACCTATCTACATGAATATTTTGGCGAATGTACACTTACCGTTGTGATACCGCATGTCAACTGAGATTGGGCTCGACTACGCAAGCGCAACCAAACATCTAAGTGCTTGCagccttctttccccttttcttgccttttctgctttttgctCTCTCAGCCTCGGCGTCGAGGGTAAGCTGCATGTGCTCAGTAATGCGTTGCACAGTACCCTCATAAGTATCCTCTTGCATTTCGCCCACATCGATACTGAGGCCATCAGCATCGCTTGCAGCAAATGCAAGAGTCCGACGCATATCACTAGATTCAATTGAGTTGGTGAAGTCCAGCTGTTTGAGCACCTTTGCCTTCTCCACCAGCTTCATCGTTAGTTCTACAGTTTCGGCACCAAAGGAGTTGCCTGAACAGTTTACGGCAACCAACGAATTATTGGTCATAAGCGCCTTGACAATGGCAACACCCCCAATATCAGTTAGGTCATTATCAGAAGCGCTAAGCCGCTCTAAAGTTGGTAAATCCGCATCAATCAGTAACGCAAGTTCTTCAGCTCCGCTGTCACCAAGCATGCAATTTGAGAGATTAAGCGACCTCAGGCGATTTGGCGCGCTGGTCAGGTGATGACGGATCTCCTGCATGCCTCGCAACCCAAGAGTGTTGCTATGCAAACTTACGTCGAGAATATATTCATTGTTTTCGATTAAGCGCCCAACGGCTTTGGCACCTCTATAACGAACGTCATTTCGTAACAGATTGAGGGAAGAAGTGCCCTTTCCGGAGTATCTTTTTAGGGCTTCGCAGAGGTGCTCTGTCCCCTCATCCCCGATCTGATTCCCTATCAAAATGTACGTACAGTTCGGGTTTCGTTGCATCGATCGCCCGAGGCACTTTGTTCCCAGCGGCCCAATTTTGTTCCAACTGAGATCAACACGCATGAGGTCCCGGTGACATGCCGCTGCTTTGCTGATTGCAAGTAAAGTGGCATCACCCATCTCATTCCCACTCAAAACAAGTGTAAACAGCGTGCGGTTCCACAAACCCGCCTGCCCGTTAGGACTTACATTGGGAATGAAAGCACTCGCCAGAGCGATACCACCCACATCTGTTACTTTATTTTGTGCTAAGTTCAGGTGTTGAATGGTATCGTTGCGTCGCAGAAGCTCCGCCAGTGTAATTGCGCCCGCGTCACCAATATCGTTATGCGCTAACTCCAACTTCACAACGTGTCTGTTCTTCATGAGCGCATTACCAATGATTTGCATACCCCGAGGTATGAGCTTCTTTCCCTGTAGCTCCAAAACAttggaaaggaaaaccaTACGCCACTTCTTCCTCGAGTAAAAATTTGTTGTCGGGTCTTTGTTCGTCCCGGGTGGTGGGATCTTCTCCTTCCTCCGTCCCATGGCTTCAGCACCTCAACCAATCGTGAAAAGTTCACCAGTATACACTAGCTGGAGGAGGAGCCGAAtaccaaatatatatatatatatatatggctGAATGTTTTGTGCTTATATATCTataaccttttttttgtttaccagCCAGAGgtgcagaagcaaaaagggagcaatcaatgataataCGCGacttctaaaaaaaaaaaacggtagcCGATGCAGCAATGTCCAACAGCGAAGACTTTAAAACCTTAAGAGTAGtagaaagggaaacaacaacagaaatgcaCCACACCGAACGAGACTGCAACAGcggctttaaaaaaaaaaaaattgaaatcCACCAATGAGGCACTACCAGTACCTATCCACTTTCTTTGGTTGGCGGAGGGCTGCTAAAAAGGCTTCTTTGCTCGccatttgcttcttttcttgcgCCTTTTCGGCCGTCGTGTGAcgctccccctcctccacatccTTCCCTGCCTTGCGCGACTGCGAAAGGGAATTAAACAGACAAACAACACCGGCCGTGGCAACCGAGCGCAGGCGGTATTCGTAATCATGTGCGCTCTGATGAGGCAGCAAACGATTGTGGTTCTGGTTTTTTACAGCTCGACGAAGTAATTTAAGCCCCATCGCCTCCGTAGAAGTCCGTCCCCCCGATACCTCCGTCGTTGGTACAACTTTCTCAGTCGTCTTCCCTACAATCTCAATGGCACCTTTGCCAATTGGTTTCTTCAGTGTCTGAGCACGAAGCGATGGCGAACAAGAGGGTGCTTTCGGTTTGTTTGGCTTCAAATTCGCTGCCACTGTGCCCTGGTCAGCGGCCGTCAAAGAGGATGATGCCGCACCAGTCAACTCAGCTACGCGTTGCAGCAACGCTTCCTCTGAAAGTTTGGGTGCCCGCTTCACCAAAGCAACCGTGCGCTTGCCTTTCGCTTTTTTGGAGGCCCTATTTTTTGGGGGCTTAGACACCTTACCAACTGCACCACGGAAACGGCCTGCCATGATTTGCCGCTAAATGCTAACTTTTTGCTGGGATGCAGCCACAGGGACATACATCAGACAGTCCAccagaagagagaaagagaagcatTATGGGAGAAATGAATAGGAGCCGCACGGcgcagcaaaagaagcgCATTTCGCACACTTATATAGTTAAGAGTGCAACTTCACTGGGCATCGTGGATAAGCTTAACAGTGGTAACAGACGTAAAATAGTGCCCCtattcaaaaataaaagaaagaacttaATTACTCTTAACGAACAACAGTTAATAAACTGCAGTAGCCCAGTCGtttaaacaaagaaacagaaacagtgTCAGAAGGGGGGTCCTTATACCTGTCATAAtggttttcccctttttcctttccttcactttgtcCCTGAGTATCACACGCTTATTTGCGTCAGATATAACCCCTGGTATGCATACTGCCGCTGGTCGATGATAAGTTCACACAACGACAcatttcccacacacactcgGTGGTAGGTTAGGCTCCTAATAACGCCTTTGAGTCGACCGGTAGCCGGAACCCCAACTCCTTCcgccgccaccaccgccgccgccacCATTACGGTTGTATTGATTATATCCGCCGCCCCGTGGCCCGCCACGGTacccgccaccaccaccacctccaccacGGTTTCCGCGACTACCGCTGTTCAGCTCTCGGGCAATAATTGGAGGAAGCGTTTCGATTACGCTCAATTCCATGCCTTGCACTGGAGTGTTTAGTATGCGGTCCACTACATCCTCAGGCACGTCAAATACACAACCCGGAGCGTCCTGCAGGAGTGTTATATCGCGGCAACGCATAAACAATTCATCCCCGAGGTTGTTGCGCAATATGCTGCAAAACACATGCGTAGGTAAACTCCGCTGACCCAACATCTGCACTGTTGCGGAGCCCCTTGCCCCGCTGATGAGGCCACGCTTTGTGATACTGCTGGTATATCCACTCATGACGGCAATAGCTGAAGCAAGAATCTCGGTTGGGTCAGCATCCTTAAGAAGTTCTGCAGCCTGGTCCATAAAAAGATTTGTCGCGCTTCGCTCCACGCGTGCCATGTCTTCCGCAGCATCGCGCGCCACTGCCTTAAGAATCTCCTCCCGCGTCGGCGCGGGTAAAACCTCGAACTTAATTTTGGCGTGGCGCTCAATGCGCTCCACAACATATTCATCCTTCGGCTGGTGAAGGAGCACACAGACACCTTTGCGGCCAGCACGTCCTGTCCTGCCAGCGCGGTGAATAAAGGCATCAATGTCTGTAGGCGGTGCGCACTGAATGACAAGGTCCACCATGGGGAGATCCAAGCCACGGGCAGCCACATCAGTGGCTATCAGAACGCTAAACTTGTTGTCACGGAAGCTTTTCATCGTGCTCTCCCGCTGCTCTTGTTGCATATCACCGTGAAGGCACTGAGAATCCAACTTTGTATTGTTGATGGAAAGGTCATGGCAGTCCTTCTTGGTGTTGGTAAAAATGAGTGTCCGGCCATGCCGCCCACTGTACACCTTCACTAAGTCTGCCAACATGCTGGAAACCTCAGCAAAGCCACACTTACGGCGATAGAATCGGATGGTGTTTGCCGCACGCATTGCGCCTTGCCCGACCATATCAATaaactttttgttcttgGAAATGAATGAGCACGTGTGGACCCAGTCTGGGACCGTGGCCGAAAAGAGCAACGTCTGGTGTTTTGGTTCATCAGGAGTCGAACCGTTCTGTTCTGCGACTCGCTGTAGTAACAGTTCAATATCCTCCTTGAAGCCAATATCCAGCATGTGGTCAGCCTCGTCCAAACAAACCATCTTCACACGCTCAAAGTGCAGCGTACCTTTCTCGAGGAAATCCTTTGCACGACCGGGTGTGGCCACAACAATGTCAACACCGCTGAACAGCACACGCTCCTGGGTACTGTAGGCAACACCACCATAAAGTGCAGCAACCACGAGGTCCCCGCTAACACCTGCGAGCACGTCACGCACTTGAATGGCAAGTTCACGAGTCGGGCAAAATATTACCGCCGCAGGACCGCGCCCACGCGCCAGCGGTCCCTCCTTCTTGTTCAGTTTCTCAACAATGGGAATACCGAAAGCAAGTGTTTTGCCACTTCCCGTACGCGCCTGCACAAGGACATCTTCACCACGCATAATAGCTTCGAATGTTAGTGCCTGCACGGGAAACAGCGAAACAATACCTTGAGCCTCCAGTGCCTTCACCATCCCGCTGGAAAGATTAAACTCAGAGAACGGCCGACCCACCGCGGCA
This genomic window contains:
- a CDS encoding serine/threonine protein phosphatase, putative, coding for MDPPNVPPSPQAPPDLSPPSGSLSFRADNLVTLEMVQAVTINREKLSEWHHKIRSRLFPLVTGFFVRCRVEDSTDGRALYKVGRIKTLKTDWSVELDLLTTDEILSGRSNTNYDCISNAKLTAGEFSAFISKVPPELLSNISNTVHKMEERLRMMETIILTEPAFHGRRRDDRRQQEAQPAQAVTGLPDKYVFSQNVLLCDDEFSTFPMTVTIVDLLQNAVGQKGMTEPDTPRAGVSAITGPKSRAFDEAVASHSTMLQLQDVRNYINSPTQPPVDAARLIEMIRRSSNAQNTSFSYDNLTEFCKLVISVCSQCREVVAKEPLFIRLKSPVTVFGDIHGNFADMAYFLDKVVAFDDIMLKYTTSHLLFLGDYVDRGAFSVECVMYLFALKVISPSKVTLLRGNHESPEVNGDMDVYGYSSFKYQCLDKFGRDRGIDVWVAVNEVFQFLPVIADIDKKIFCVHGGLPQYSGGEDKRLEILSDPSFPRIPVVQCTDPTNVAQRMMVNDLLWSDPAPPNHQLDKYGFGPNPRGPDIKTFGSRAVDMFCERYNYQYIFRAHQEKADGVRLSDNARVVTIFSTSDYAGHQNGAGCILVANGKMRMAIKKPHRHEMKETKGPVSPRTLSKSVPGMIPRLKRI
- a CDS encoding nucleolar RNA helicase Gu, putative produces the protein MSSRAEEGTHRHEGHVTKTKRSREEMTGNEETDQEPNNGSAAVGRPFSEFNLSSGMVKALEAQGIVSLFPVQALTFEAIMRGEDVLVQARTGSGKTLAFGIPIVEKLNKKEGPLARGRGPAAVIFCPTRELAIQVRDVLAGVSGDLVVAALYGGVAYSTQERVLFSGVDIVVATPGRAKDFLEKGTLHFERVKMVCLDEADHMLDIGFKEDIELLLQRVAEQNGSTPDEPKHQTLLFSATVPDWVHTCSFISKNKKFIDMVGQGAMRAANTIRFYRRKCGFAEVSSMLADLVKVYSGRHGRTLIFTNTKKDCHDLSINNTKLDSQCLHGDMQQEQRESTMKSFRDNKFSVLIATDVAARGLDLPMVDLVIQCAPPTDIDAFIHRAGRTGRAGRKGVCVLLHQPKDEYVVERIERHAKIKFEVLPAPTREEILKAVARDAAEDMARVERSATNLFMDQAAELLKDADPTEILASAIAVMSGYTSSITKRGLISGARGSATVQMLGQRSLPTHVFCSILRNNLGDELFMRCRDITLLQDAPGCVFDVPEDVVDRILNTPVQGMELSVIETLPPIIARELNSGSRGNRGGGGGGGGYRGGPRGGGYNQYNRNGGGGGGGGGRSWGSGYRSTQRRY